A window of the Gossypium arboreum isolate Shixiya-1 chromosome 2, ASM2569848v2, whole genome shotgun sequence genome harbors these coding sequences:
- the LOC108483735 gene encoding scarecrow-like protein 15, translating into MRVPVSSPQSNHCQSPKPNNNSNTSSTRNISFHGATINSVPTSIYEPTSVLELRRSPSPGHDNPVDHHQHQQQQQQHQAPLEWDEHVLRNMDWDSIMKDLGLDDESVPSIKTIPPQENHIQNLPEFTSCELTHPTEFNNLYDFYPSHNIDISNTTTYGFNNMGNFNSGFDFIEELVRAAGCFDTQELQLAQVILARLGQRLRSPSGKPLQRAAFYFKEALLSLLTGGLTRTTRLSSWNDIVQTIKAYKAFSGINPIPMFSHFTTNQALMEAVLDGSSPLIHIIDFDIGFGGQYASLMREMFERHDHSRKFIRVTAVVPEEYAIETRLIKDNLVQFASELKLRFQIEFVLLRTFEMLSFKAFKFIDGEKTAILLSPLIFRSLGLNVTAFLNDLRRVNPTIVVFVDNEVWMESGTTSFRKNFVNGLEFYAMMFESLDAAVVGNGEWVRKIETLLLRPRILAAVETAARSTAPPWRERFRGAGMRAVHLSQLAEFQAECLLGKVQVRGFHVAKRQAELVLCWYESALVATSAWRC; encoded by the coding sequence ATGAGAGTCCCTGTTTCTTCTCCACAAAGCAACCATTGCCAAAGCCCTAAACCTAACAACAATAGTAACACTAGTAGTACTAGGAACATAAGTTTCCATGGTGCTACTATTAACAGTGTTCCAACTTCAATTTATGAGCCTACTTCAGTTCTTGAACTTCGGCGAAGCCCGAGCCCCGGGCATGATAATCCGGTGGATCATCATCAGCATCAACAACAGCAGCAGCAGCATCAAGCTCCACTCGAGTGGGATGAACATGTGTTACGAAACATGGATTGGGATTCCATCATGAAAGATTTGGGATTAGATGATGAATCAGTACCGTCCATCAAAACTATTCCACCACAAGAGAATCATATACAGAACCTCCCTGAGTTTACTTCCTGCGAGTTAACTCACCCAACTGAGTTTAACAATCTATATGATTTCTACCCGTCTCATAATattgatatttctaatactaCTACTTATGGTTTTAATAATATGGGGAACTTCAATTCCGGGTTTGATTTTATAGAAGAGCTTGTACGAGCCGCTGGTTGTTTCGACACCCAGGAATTGCAGCTAGCTCAGGTGATATTAGCTCGGCTTGGTCAGCGGCTACGGTCACCGTCCGGGAAGCCGTTACAAAGAGCGGCGTTTTATTTCAAAGAAGCTCTTTTATCTCTTCTCACCGGCGGGTTAACTCGTACGACTCGGTTATCGTCGTGGAACGACATCGTTCAAACAATCAAAGCTTACAAAGCTTTTTCAGGGATTAATCCGATTCCGATGTTTAGTCATTTCACGACCAATCAAGCTTTAATGGAAGCAGTACTGGATGGATCATCACCGTTGATTCACATCATCGATTTCGATATCGGATTCGGCGGTCAATACGCGTCGCTGATGAGAGAAATGTTTGAAAGACATGACCATTCACGTAAGTTCATACGTGTAACAGCGGTGGTACCAGAAGAATACGCTATTGAAACAAGGTTAATTAAAGACAACCTTGTACAGTTCGCTTCAGAGCTTAAATTAAGGTTCCAGATTGAATTTGTTTTACTTCGTACTTTCGAAATGTTGTCTTTTAAAGCTTTTAAGTTCATCGACGGTGAAAAAACGGCGATCCTTTTATCTCCGTTGATTTTCCGGTCTTTGGGTTTAAACGTAACGGCGTTCTTGAACGATCTCCGGCGGGTTAATCCTACCATCGTCGTGTTTGTTGATAACGAGGTTTGGATGGAGTCCGGTACGACATCGTTCCGGAAGAATTTCGTTAACGGACTGGAATTCTACGCTATGATGTTTGAGTCTTTGGATGCGGCGGTCGTGGGGAACGGGGAATGGGTGAGGAAAATAGAGACGTTGCTTCTCCGGCCAAGGATATTAGCTGCAGTGGAAACGGCGGCGAGGAGTACGGCTCCCCCGTGGAGGGAGAGGTTCCGTGGGGCGGGGATGAGGGCTGTGCATTTGAGCCAGTTGGCGGAGTTCCAAGCGGAGTGCTTACTGGGGAAAGTTCAGGTCAGGGGATTCCACGTGGCGAAAAGACAAGCTGAGTTGGTGCTTTGCTGGTACGAGAGTGCCTTGGTTGCCACGTCAGCATggaggtgttga
- the LOC108482516 gene encoding homeobox-leucine zipper protein ATHB-40-like — MTTQMKELEDPMALITQMYPCIYTQVAPQQGEISKPRRRRKKNKGGESGAATAAETAKKRKLSQEQVDLLELNFGNEHKLESERKDRLASELGLDPRQVAVWFQNRRARWKNKKLEEEYSKLKTIHEGVVLEKCRLESEVLKLKDQLREAEKEIQGLTERVDGVSSNSPSSSSVLSMEAMDPPPFLGEFGVQGFEDQDVFYIGQNSYINGMEWMNLYM, encoded by the exons atgACAACCCAAATGAAAGAGCTTGAAGATCCAATGGCTCTAATCACCCAAATGTACCCTTGCATATACACTCAAGTTGCACCACAACAAG GGGAAATATCGAAGCCTCGACGACGACGGAAGAAGAACAAGGGAGGGGAAAGTGGGGCGGCAACCGCGGCGGAGACAGCTAAGAAAAGGAAGCTTAGCCAAGAACAAGTTGATCTTCTTGAACTTAACTTTGGGAATGAACATAAACTCGAGTCCGAGAGGAaagaccgactcgcttcggagcTCGGTCTGGACCCTCGGCAGGTCGCGGTTTGGTTCCAAAACCGAAGAGCTCGTTGGAAGAACAAGAAGCTCGAGGAAGAGTATAGCAAGTTGAAGACAATCCATGAAGGTGTTGTTCTTGAGAAATGTCGCCTTGAATCcgag GTtttaaagttgaaggaccaaCTTCGAGAGGCTGAAAAGGAAATTCAAGGATTGACAGAACGAGTAGACGGAGTTTCGAGTAATAGTCCGAGTTCGTCGTCGGTTCTTTCTATGGAAGCCATGGATCCACCACCTTTCCTAGGGGAATTTGGAGTACAAGGATTTGAGGATCAAGATGTTTTCTATATAGGGCAAAATAGTTACATTAATGGCATGGAGTGGATGAATCTATATATGTGA
- the LOC108468931 gene encoding probable NAD(P)H dehydrogenase (quinone) FQR1-like 2 — MGKGGGCVPSKKKHPSTAEDPARRRGSSTTPANNAPIPASDEETREIPASTADSVNTQSVAATLKVFIVFYSMYGHVEKLAKRMKKGVEGAEGVEAVLFRVPETLPADVLELMKVPPKDPEIPEITVAELATADGFLFGFPTRYGCMAAQMKAFFDSTGQLWKEQTLAGKPAGFFVSTGTQGGGQETTAWTAITQLAHHGMLFVPIGYTFGAGMFKMDSIRGGSPYGAGVYAGDGTREPSETELALAEHQGKYMASVIKRLYQA; from the exons ATGGGCAAGGGTGGTGGTTGTGTCCCCAGCAAGAAAAAGCATCCTTCCACCGCCGAAGACCCTGCTCGCCGCCGTGGGTCTTCCACAACACCCGCCAACAATGCACCCATCCCCGCCTCCGATGAAGAAACCCGCGAAATCCCCGCCTCGACGGCGGACTCCGTCAACACCCAATCCGTAGCCGCGACCCTGAAAGTGTTCATCGTTTTTTATTCCATGTACGGGCACGTGGAGAAGCTGGCGAAGCGGATGAAGAAAGGGGTGGAAGGCGCGGAAGGTGTGGAGGCGGTTCTTTTTCGGGTCCCCGAGACGCTTCCGGCCGATGTATTGGAGCTCATGAAGGTTCCGCCTAAAGACCCAGAAATTCCGGAGATTACGGTGGCGGAATTGGCGACAGCTGATGGGTTTTTGTTTGGGTTTCCGACGAGGTATGGGTGTATGGCGGCTCAAATGAAAGCGTTTTTCGATTCCACGGGTCAGCTCTGGAAGGAGCAAACGCTGGCCGGGAAACCTGCTGGATTCTTTGTTAGCACCGGAACTCAAGGAGGCGGCCAAGAAACCACCGC TTGGACGGCAATAACCCAGTTAGCGCACCATGGAATGCTATTTGTTCCTATTGGCTACACTTTCGGAGCTGGTATGTTCAAGATGGATTCCATACGAGGAGGTTCACCATATGGTGCCGGTGTTTACGCTGGTGATGGCACAAGAGAACCAAGTGAAACTGAGCTAGCTCTCGCAGAGCATCAAGGGAAGTACATGGCCAGCGTGATCAAGCGGCTTTATCAGGCATGA
- the LOC108467666 gene encoding UDP-glycosyltransferase 72E1-like, with the protein MFNEFLSNCMSFFFLVPVYIMAKLELWFSSSSFSFKILWVIMQTGKVHVALVASPGMGHLIPVLELGKRLVSHHGFSVTIFVVTMDASLSRSQLLRVSEIKDDFLEIVLLPAVDISARVDKTIGILRQMAMVVHEALPSLRSAILAMEVQPIALIVDMFATEAFVVAEEFMMLKYVFVTTNAWFLALTVHGPNLDKEEERDDHINNQKPIHIPGCEPVRFVDCYEQFLRRNKVYFRMGTEISTANGILVNTFYDLEPRTLAALHDTRKVGLAPKAPVYPIGPLVRPVELSLRGEVLNWLDMQPKESVLYVSFGSGGTLSAKQTIELAWGLENSQQRFIWVVRPPVENDSAATVFTSNGVYNDFLDYFPEGFLTRTCKNGLVVPKWAPQTEILSHPSIGGFLSHCGWNSSLESIVNGVPMIVWPLYAEQKMNATVLAEHIGVATRSKLLAPQGVVGRGAIAAMIRKIMVDKEGEVIRAKVKMLKSCAVKALSNGGTSYNALATVAEECKIGMQRRNAKTG; encoded by the coding sequence ATGTTTAATGAATTCTTGTCTAATTGCATGTCGTTTTTCTTTTTGGTCCCTGTATATATCATGGCCAAGCTTGAGCTATGGTTTTCATCTTCGTCATTTAGTTTCAAAATTTTGTGGGTCATTATGCAAACCGGGAAGGTTCATGTTGCTCTTGTTGCCAGTCCCGGCATGGGACATCTTATTCCGGTGCTCGAACTTGGAAAAAGACTAGTTTCTCATCACGGGTTTAGTGTAACTATCTTTGTAGTCACGATGGATGCCTCTTTGTCTCGATCCCAACTCCTTAGAGTATCGGAGATCAAGGATGATTTCCTTGAAATTGTTTTGTTGCCGGCGGTGGATATTTCGGCTCGGGTTGATAAAACCATTGGGATCTTAAGGCAGATGGCGATGGTGGTCCACGAGGCTTTACCGAGCTTACGATCCGCGATATTAGCGATGGAAGTCCAACCCATCGCTCTTATTGTCGACATGTTTGCGACCGAAGCTTTTGTTGTTGCTGAAGAGTTCATGATGTTGAAGTATGTTTTCGTCACTACTAATGCTTGGTTTCTTGCCCTTACAGTCCATGGACCGAACCTCGATAAGGAAGAGGAACGAGATGATCACATTAACAATCAAAAGCCTATTCACATTCCCGGCTGTGAACCGGTTCGGTTTGTTGATTGTTACGAGCAATTTCTGCGACGAAACAAGGTGTATTTCCGCATGGGAACTGAGATATCCACAGCAAACGGAATACTAGTGAACACGTTTTACGATCTGGAACCACGGACACTTGCTGCTTTGCATGATACACGGAAGGTAGGACTGGCTCCGAAAGCGCCCGTTTACCCAATTGGACCGTTGGTGAGGCCAGTTGAGCTGAGTTTGAGAGGTGAAGTTCTGAACTGGCTCGATATGCAACCTAAAGAATCGGTGTTATATGTTTCTTTCGGAAGTGGTGGAACCCTTTCGGCGAAGCAAACCATAGAGTTGGCATGGGGTTTAGAAAACAGTCAACAACGGTTCATTTGGGTGGTTCGTCCACCGGTAGAGAATGATTCAGCAGCGACAGTTTTTACGTCAAACGGCGTCTACAATGACTTCCTGGACTACTTTCCCGAAGGGTTCTTGACTCGGACCTGCAAAAACGGGTTGGTGGTTCCAAAGTGGGCACCTCAAACTGAAATCTTGAGCCATCCATCCATAGGTGGATTTTTGTCTCATTGCGGGTGGAATTCAAGTCTGGAGAGTATTGTCAACGGTGTTCCGATGATCGTGTGGCCATTATACGCCGAACAAAAGATGAATGCTACGGTACTAGCTGAGCACATTGGGGTGGCAACCAGATCGAAGTTGTTAGCGCCACAGGGTGTGGTTGGGAGAGGTGCGATAGCGGCAATGATTCGAAAGATCATGGTCGATAAAGAAGGTGAAGTAATTAGAGCCAAAGTGAAAATGCTAAAATCATGCGCTGTAAAGGCTCTCAGCAATGGCGGCACCTCTTATAATGCTCTGGCTACAGTCGCCGAAGAGTGCAAGATTGGAATGCAACGCCGGAATGCAAAAACAGGCTGA